From a region of the Acanthochromis polyacanthus isolate Apoly-LR-REF ecotype Palm Island chromosome 3, KAUST_Apoly_ChrSc, whole genome shotgun sequence genome:
- the LOC127533170 gene encoding keratin, type II cytoskeletal 2 epidermal-like isoform X2 has protein sequence MAGLGWMAVVLAFFLSPPNSLAAVEQTWLTSIVEGIKNEYALGDTFSLAVNIPQNQDPNNLKEVLQADPADKVKETVANGQVYKGTRVVAATQADAVSRVLENLEPLTQSSQDNVLIIYSEGPPDANGIATKINDVTQKWSSYAFAFSKVADVPDADTSQLAQSFQQLDISKLGLDNIFRCYKPGDDAFQCTSCSSGGDVTPSCVTNTAPSTQQEGAGAETSTSAPGTGVDTGAGTGEGGTEGTGVGGGVAAGVGAGAGAGIGTAISARRQRRKGKAGRLRKCRGRGCKRGRGGRRRKGGKVRKWQKRGGKGRKRGKLRRGGKGRKKGKRGRGGKRKRGGKRKRGGKRRGGGKRRRGGKRRRGGRRRGRKQQL, from the exons ATGGCTGGCCTGGGCTGGATGGCTGTGGTGCTGGCCTTCTTCCTGTCTCCTCCAAACAGTTTGGCTGCTGTGGAACAGACGTGGCTCACAAGTATTGTAGAAGGCATCAAAAATGA GTATGCACTTGGTGACACCTTCAGTCTGGCTGTGAACATCCCACAGAATCAAGATCCAAACAATCTCAAGGAAGTCCTTCAAGCTGACCCAGCAGACAAAGTGAAAGAAACTGTTGCAAACGGTCAAGTGTACAAAGGCACCAGAGTGGTTGCAGCCACGCAGGCAGATGCAGTGTCACGTGTTCTTGAAAACCTAGAGCCGCTTACACAAAGCAGTCAAGACAATGTCCTCATAATCTACTCTGAAGGGCCCCCAGATGCAAATGGTATTGCTACCAAGATTAATGATGTCACTCAGAAATGGAGCAGTTATGCCTTTGCCTTTTCTAAAGTAGCTGATGTTCCTGATGCTGACACATCTCAGCTGGCTCAATCCTTCCAACAACTTGACATTTCCAAACTCGGGCTTGACAACATATTCCGTTGTTATAAACCAGGGGATGATGCTTTTCAGTGCACCAGCTGCTCCTCAGGTGGAGATGTTACACCCTCATGTGTGACAAATACAGCTCCATCAACTCAACAGGAAGGTGCAGGTgcagaaacaagtacatctGCACCAGGCACTGGAGTAGACACCGGAGCAGGCACTGGTGAAG GTGGTACTGAAGGCACTGGTGTAGGTGGTGGTGTGGCTGCTGGTGTaggtgctggtgctggtgctggcATAGGCACTGCTATAAGCGCTCGTAGACAAAGACGGAAGGGGAAAGCTGGCCGACTTCGGAAGTGCCGAGGCCGTGGATGCAAGCGTGGACGAGGTGGTAGACGGAGAAAAGGTGGTAAGGttagaaaatggcaaaagagaGGAGGGAAGGGAAGAAAACGCGGTAAGCTTCGCAGAGGTGGCAAAGGtagaaaaaaaggcaaacgTGGAAGAGGTGGCAAACGTAAAAGAGGAGGCAAACGTAAAAGAGGTGGCAAACGTAGAGGAGGTGGCAAACGTAGAAGAGGAGGGAAGCGTAGAAGAGGTGGCAGGCGTAGAGGCAGAAAACAGCAACTGTAA
- the LOC127533170 gene encoding keratin, type II cytoskeletal 2 epidermal-like isoform X1: MAGLGWMAVVLAFFLSPPNSLAAVEQTWLTSIVEGIKNEYALGDTFSLAVNIPQNQDPNNLKEVLQADPADKVKETVANGQVYKGTRVVAATQADAVSRVLENLEPLTQSSQDNVLIIYSEGPPDANGIATKINDVTQKWSSYAFAFSKVADVPDADTSQLAQSFQQLDISKLGLDNIFRCYKPGDDAFQCTSCSSGGDVTPSCVTNTAPSTQQEGAGAETSTSAPGTGVDTGAGTGEGGTEGTGVGGTAGTGEGGTEGTGVGGGVAAGVGAGAGAGIGTAISARRQRRKGKAGRLRKCRGRGCKRGRGGRRRKGGKVRKWQKRGGKGRKRGKLRRGGKGRKKGKRGRGGKRKRGGKRKRGGKRRGGGKRRRGGKRRRGGRRRGRKQQL; this comes from the exons ATGGCTGGCCTGGGCTGGATGGCTGTGGTGCTGGCCTTCTTCCTGTCTCCTCCAAACAGTTTGGCTGCTGTGGAACAGACGTGGCTCACAAGTATTGTAGAAGGCATCAAAAATGA GTATGCACTTGGTGACACCTTCAGTCTGGCTGTGAACATCCCACAGAATCAAGATCCAAACAATCTCAAGGAAGTCCTTCAAGCTGACCCAGCAGACAAAGTGAAAGAAACTGTTGCAAACGGTCAAGTGTACAAAGGCACCAGAGTGGTTGCAGCCACGCAGGCAGATGCAGTGTCACGTGTTCTTGAAAACCTAGAGCCGCTTACACAAAGCAGTCAAGACAATGTCCTCATAATCTACTCTGAAGGGCCCCCAGATGCAAATGGTATTGCTACCAAGATTAATGATGTCACTCAGAAATGGAGCAGTTATGCCTTTGCCTTTTCTAAAGTAGCTGATGTTCCTGATGCTGACACATCTCAGCTGGCTCAATCCTTCCAACAACTTGACATTTCCAAACTCGGGCTTGACAACATATTCCGTTGTTATAAACCAGGGGATGATGCTTTTCAGTGCACCAGCTGCTCCTCAGGTGGAGATGTTACACCCTCATGTGTGACAAATACAGCTCCATCAACTCAACAGGAAGGTGCAGGTgcagaaacaagtacatctGCACCAGGCACTGGAGTAGACACCGGAGCAGGCACTGGTGAAGGTGGTACTGAAGGCACTGGTGTAGGTGGTACTGCAGGCACTGGTGAAGGTGGTACTGAAGGCACTGGTGTAGGTGGTGGTGTGGCTGCTGGTGTaggtgctggtgctggtgctggcATAGGCACTGCTATAAGCGCTCGTAGACAAAGACGGAAGGGGAAAGCTGGCCGACTTCGGAAGTGCCGAGGCCGTGGATGCAAGCGTGGACGAGGTGGTAGACGGAGAAAAGGTGGTAAGGttagaaaatggcaaaagagaGGAGGGAAGGGAAGAAAACGCGGTAAGCTTCGCAGAGGTGGCAAAGGtagaaaaaaaggcaaacgTGGAAGAGGTGGCAAACGTAAAAGAGGAGGCAAACGTAAAAGAGGTGGCAAACGTAGAGGAGGTGGCAAACGTAGAAGAGGAGGGAAGCGTAGAAGAGGTGGCAGGCGTAGAGGCAGAAAACAGCAACTGTAA